One Mycolicibacter sp. MU0083 DNA window includes the following coding sequences:
- a CDS encoding ParA family protein, which translates to MSRPARPDSAPRPKATHADRAAGAVSRETSPAPVSRETSPDFDTPIGAAAERAMQVLHTNKRLPRPRRRRVFTVANQKGGVGKTTTAVNLAAALAVQGLKTLVIDLDPQGNASTALGISERQSGTPSSYEVLIGAIPVASALQQSPHNERLFCIPATIDLAGAEIELVSMVARENRLRNALNELDGYDFDYVFIDCPPSLGLLTVNALVAAPEVLIPIQCEYYALEGVSQLMRNIEMVRSHLNPLLEVTTVLLTMYDGRTKLADQVADEVRRYFGDRVLRTVIPRSVKVSEAPGYSMTIIDYDPGSRGAMSYLDASRELTERDPGAGAEEAP; encoded by the coding sequence ATGAGCAGACCCGCCCGCCCGGACTCGGCGCCGCGGCCCAAGGCGACCCACGCCGACCGCGCCGCGGGTGCGGTTTCACGTGAAACATCGCCGGCACCGGTTTCACGTGAAACATCGCCGGATTTCGACACCCCGATCGGGGCTGCCGCCGAACGCGCGATGCAGGTCCTGCACACCAACAAGCGGCTGCCCCGGCCGAGGCGCCGCCGTGTCTTCACGGTCGCCAACCAGAAGGGTGGCGTCGGAAAGACCACCACGGCGGTCAACCTCGCCGCCGCGCTGGCGGTTCAGGGGCTCAAGACCTTGGTGATCGACCTGGACCCGCAGGGCAACGCGAGCACGGCCCTGGGCATCTCCGAGCGGCAGTCCGGGACCCCGTCGTCCTATGAGGTCTTGATCGGCGCCATTCCGGTGGCTTCGGCGCTGCAGCAGAGTCCGCACAACGAGCGCCTGTTCTGCATCCCGGCCACCATCGACCTCGCCGGCGCCGAGATCGAATTGGTCAGCATGGTGGCGCGGGAGAACCGGCTGCGGAACGCGCTGAACGAGTTGGACGGATACGACTTCGACTACGTCTTCATCGACTGCCCCCCGTCGCTGGGCCTGCTGACCGTCAACGCGTTGGTGGCGGCCCCCGAGGTGCTGATCCCCATCCAGTGCGAGTACTACGCCCTCGAGGGTGTCTCGCAGTTGATGCGCAACATCGAGATGGTCCGCTCCCACCTCAACCCGCTGCTCGAGGTCACCACCGTCTTGCTCACCATGTACGACGGCCGGACCAAACTCGCCGATCAGGTCGCCGATGAAGTCCGCCGGTATTTCGGCGACCGGGTGCTGCGCACCGTGATCCCCCGCAGCGTGAAGGTCTCCGAGGCGCCGGGGTACAGCATGACGATCATCGATTACGACCCGGGTTCACGTGGCGCCATGAGCTATCTGGACGCCAGCCGCGAACTCACCGAACGGGATCCGGGTGCCGGTGCGGAGGAGGCGCCGTGA